Below is a window of Pseudodesulfovibrio sp. 5S69 DNA.
CGGTGCTAGGTTTCATCCCCCGGCAAGATTGGAGGTCTTTCGATGTTCAGTTTATTCACCAATTATAAAAAAGCGGCCATGAAATTTCTCTCCCAACACCAGGTTGGTCAACGGCTCTTCTCCACCGGGGACGGTGGTCGAAAAATGCGCTTCCTGCGTGAAAAGGGCTATGTGGTCTCCGAGCGCGTCTCGGAAAACCGCTGGGTCCACGAAATCGTGAAAAAGCCCTAGCCCCGCTCCCCCCTCCGGCCGGCGGAGCCGACCCCGCGGCCGGCCCCGTCTTCTTCCTTTCCCGCACCGCCCCACGGCGACCGGACACTCCCTTCCCACGGAAGGGACTCTTCTCCTTCGTCCCCGTTTCCGATCCGGTACTCCACTTTTTTCCGTGCCGGTATCGGGCATGTGAATTTTCTCGCAAACCCTTTGCCCGCCCTGGCCTCGGCGCCTGTCCTGAGAATGATTTTCAAATAACCTACTCAGCCGGTTCCCAATCTATTTCATATAGTTGTATCAAAATTAAGAACAGTTCCCACCTCGCATTTTCTGCTTGACGTATCCCTGACATCTAACATACCGGGCAGGTAGGTATTAAAACCTCGTGGTTGAGTAGGTATTTTAACCCACCCAACCGGGAGGAGTTTAAGACCGGATTTTCGCGCGGCGGGAGATGCCGCGCTTGGGGGGCCGGAGGTTTCCGGAAACGGGACCAGGGGAACGGGCCGAAAGGCCGGTTCATTGCCATCAACGCTTTTGAGAAAGGGATCGACACATGGCAAACGGTAAACGGATACTGCGATTGACTGCCATCGTGATCGCGCTGGCCGGGGTGCTCGGCTTCCAGTTGGAAGCCATGGGCATGTTCGACACGGCGAACGAGGCCGCCGGGAAACCGGACGTGATCATGATCGACACCATCGCCAAGCTGGAGTCACTCGAACAACCGGCGGTCGTGTTCCGCCACGACCTGCACACCAAGGCCCTGAAGGATCAGGGCATGAGCTGCGCATCCTGCCACAAGAAGGACGCCAAGGGGAACCTGACCCTGGCCTTCGACCGGCTGGAGGGCGAGGACCGGGCCGGGTTGTCCGCGTCCGGGCTCAAGGACATGTATCACGACAACTGCATCTCTTGCCACGTCAAGAGCGAGGAGAAGGGCTTCAAGACCGGTCCCAAAACCGGCGAATGCCGCAGTTGCCACCAGGAACGGCCCGAAGCGGCCGACCGCGTCCCGGCGGGTATGGACAACATGCTCCACTTCGTCCACTGGGACTCCAAGGTCATCCCGTCCGATCCGGGCAAGGAGACCAACTGCGGCGCCTGCCACAAGAAGGCCGGCGAAGAGGACAGTTGGCGCTTCTCGGAAGCGGCCAAGACCGAGCCCCTCAAGGACGTCTTTCACAGCCAGTGCGTGACCTGCCATGAGAGCCTGATCGAGAAGAAGGCCGACCGCTCCGGCCCGGTGCAGTGCGCCGGTTGCCACGGCGAAAAGGAAACCGCCGAGCGCGCGGTGGAGCTGGCCAAGAACCTGAAGGCCATGGGCGGCACCTTGCCGCGCCTGCCGCGCAAGCAGCCCGACGCCGTGCTCCTGGCCCCCGAGGCCAAGCCCGGCGCCGCCGACCTGAAGCCCACGGGCATGGCCCCGGTGGCCTTCGACCACAAGCTGCACGAGGCCCAGGCCGATTCCTGCCTGACCTGCCACAAGGACGGCGTCAACGCCAAGCTGGACGCCTCCTATGAGGCCCTGCACGACGTGAGCGACCCGGCCACCTGCGTGGGCTGCCATGCCCAGGCCCAGAAGAAGCCCCAGTGTGCCGGCTGCCACGAGGCCCGCCCGGCCGCCAAGGTCCTGTCCAAGGACTCCTGCGCCACCTGCCACAACGTCGGCGTCGGCGAGAAGTCCGGCATGATGTCCATGATGGCCACCGCGCCCGCGGACCCGGTCACCATGAGCAAGGAAGAAAAGCAGGCCGAGGCCGCCAGGGTCATCGCGGCCCGTCCCCGGACCCAGGCCATGGTCCCGGAAAAGGACATCCCCGAGTTCGTGACCATCGGCGCGCTGGCCGACCAGTACCGACCGAGCAAGATGCCCCACCGCAAGATCGTCATGAGCCTGTACAAGGGCATGCAGGGCGACAAGCTGGCCGCGACCTTCCACGCGACCCCCGAGGCCGTGTGCGCAGGTTGCCACCACAACGCCCCTGCCACCCTGACGCCGCCCAAGTGCGCCTCCTGCCACGGCAAGCCCTTCGAGACCGAAGGCAGGCCGGGGCTCAAGGCCGCCTACCACGGCCAGTGCATGACGTGTCACAAGGAAATGAAGCTCGAAAAGCCCGCCGCCACCAACTGCGTCGCGTGCCACGAGAAGAAAACCAACTAGCCGAAGGAGACATTGATGTTACGCAGAACCTTCCTCGGATTGTTGGGTGCCGCGGGCGCGAGCGCAGCGCTGGCCAAGCCGACCCAGGCCGGAAACAAGCACTTCGGCCCGCACCCCGACACCCACGGCGTGCTCTTTGACGCGACCCGCTGCATCGGCTGCCGCCAGTGCGAGCTGGCCTGCAACGAGGTCAACGAGCTGCCCGCACCCGATAAGCCGTTCGACGATCTGACCGTGCTCGACACCGAGCGCCGGACCGACGAAAAGACCTTTACCGTGGTCAACAAGTACCAGACCTCCCTGGGTCCGGTCTTCCGCAAGAACCAGTGCAACCACTGCCTGGAGCCGGCCTGCGCCTCGGCCTGCTTCGTGCGGGCCTTCAAGAAGCAGCCCAACGGCGCGGTGACCTACGACGCCTCCGTGTGCGTCGGCTGCCGCTACTGCATGGTGGCCTGCCCGTTCTCGATCCCGGCCTACGAATACAACGAACCGCTGACCCCCCGGGTCCGCAAGTGCACCATGTGCTACCCCCGCCTTGTCGAGGGCAAGCTCCCCGGCTGTGTGGAGCGCTGTCCCAAGGAGGCGTTGACCTTCGGCCTGCGGGCGGACCTCATCCAGATCGCCCGCAAGCGCATCGAGACCTACCCCGACCGCTACGTGGACCACATCTACGGCGAGCACGAGATGGGCGGTACCAGCTGGATGTACCTGTCCGGCGTGCCCTTTACCGAGCTCGGCATGCGCGAGGACCTCGGCACCAGTTCGGCCCCTGAACTGACCGCCGGACCCCTGGCCGCCGTGCCCATGGTGGTCGGCCTGTGGCCCGTGCTGCTGGGCGGCATCTACGCCGTCAGCAAGCGCAACGCCAAGGTCGCCAACGACGAGCGCGTCAAGGCCGTCAAGGACGCCCTGACCAAGGCGGGCGAAGAGGCCGAGAAGAAACTCCACCAGGAGCTGGGCAAGGCCGAGCAGGCCAGCCAGCGGCGCATCGAGGTCGAAGTCAAGAAGGCCGTCGAAGAGGCGCTCGCTCCCAAGGAAGAGGACGCCGGAAGCAACGAGGAGGAGTCCTAGATGTCTGTCGAAACCACTGCGGTCGCGAAGAAGTCCCTCTTCACGCCGTTCAATCTTATCGCAACGGTCATTCTCATCGCCGGGCTGGTGGTCACGGTGATGCGCTTCACTAGCGGCCTGGGGGCCGTCACCAACCTGGACCAGAACAACCCGTGGGGGATCTGGATCGGCTTCGACCTGATGTGCGGCGTCGCCCTGGCCGCGGGCGGGTACACCACCTCCGCCGCCTGCTACCTCTTCGGACTGAAAAAATACCACGCCGGGGTCCGCCCGGCCATCCTGACCGCCTTTCTGGGCTACGCCCTGGTGGTCTTCGCCCTGGGCTACGACGTCGGCCGTCCCTGGCGGCTGCCCTACCCCATCTTCGTCCAGCAGGGCACCACGTCCCTGCTCTTCGAGGTGGGCCTGTGCGTCATGCTCTACCTGACCGTGCTGTTCATCGAGTTCACGCCCGCCCTGTTCGAGTGGCTGGGTATGAAGAAGATCCGCAACATCGTGGTCAAGATGACCCTGGCCCTGACCATCCTGGGCGTGGTCCTGTCCACGCTGCACCAGTCTTCCCTGGGCGCGCTGTTCACCATCGCCCCCTCGAAGCTGCACCCGCTGTGGTACTCCCAGTATCTCCCGGTGTTCTTCTTCGTGTCGAGCATCTGCGCGGGCATGTCCATGGTCATCTTCGAGGGCACCCTCTCCCACAAGCCCATGCACCACTTGATGGACAAGGAGTACCTGGACAACCACGACGGCCTGATCCTGGGTTTCGGCAAGGCCGCTTCCCTCGTGCTGTTCGGGTACTTCGCCATCAAGCTCATCGGCCTGGCCTACGACAACAACTGGCATTACCTGACCACCGGCTACGGCGCCTGGTACCTGGTCGAGATGCTCGGTTTCGTGGCCCTGCCGTCCTTCCTGTACGCCGTGGGCGTGCGGGACAAGAATCTGACCGTGATCCGCTGGGCCGCCGGACTGACCGTGCTCGGCATCATCGTCAACCGGTTCAACATCTCCATGGTCGCCTTCAACTGGCAGCTCCCGGCCGCGCAGCGGTACTTCCCGAGCTGGGGCGAGATCACCATCTCCCTGTTCGTGGTGACCATCGGCGTGCTGGTCTTCCGGTTCATCTGCACCCGGATGCCCATCTTCTACGAGCATCCCGACTACAAGGGCGAACACTAGGAGGTTGCCATGGAATTCTACACGCTCCAAGACTACTACACGTTCACCAAGGGGACCATCTACCTGATCATGGGCGGCATCCTCGTGGCGGCGACCCTGTACTGGCGCTTCCTGATGGGCGGCAACAAGAAGGACGACTAGCCGCTAAGGCCATCGTTTAAAAATTAACGATATGACTATCAAGGAGAAGCGGAAATGTACGATTTCCTGACCGGGCCCATGCTCTGGCTGACGTTTGCCGTCAGCTTCGGCGGCCTGCTCGTTCGCGCCGTGATGTATGTCAAGGGCCTCAGTTGGCAGCTCGACCGCGTGGCGTACCGTCCCAATATGAAATACGGCATCCGGGGGGGCATCCGCTCCATCGTGGCCTTCATCATCCCGTTCAAGGCCCGGCTGTGGCAGACCCGCCCCGGCTTCACCCTCATCTTCTTCGCCTTCCACATCGGGCTGCTGGTCACCCCGATCTTCCTGGCGGCACACAACGTGATGCTCCAGAACGCCTTCGGGTTCAGCCTGCCCGCCCTGCCCACCGGGGTGGCCGACGGCCTGGCCTGGATCTGCCTGGTGGGCGGCCTGTTCCTGATCCTCAGGCGCATCGCTTTCCCCGAGGTGCGGATCATCACCACCTTCTACGACTACCTGCTGCTGGTCATCTCGGTGATGCCGTTCATCACCGGCCTGATCGCCCGGTACGAGATGGGGGACTACAACTTCTGGCTGGCCGCCCACATCCTGAGCGGCGAAATCTGGCTCCTGGCCCTGCCCTTCACCAAGCTCAGCCACGTGGTGCTGTTCTTCATGTCCCGCATGCAGTTGGGCATGGACTACGGCATCAAGCGCGGCGGCATGAAGGGCACGGACATGGCCTGGTAACCGGGCTTTAGCCTTACATTACGGAGAACCGAAATGCCTGAAGGAAAATTCTGCAACAAGACGCCCATCAACACCGAGGAACAGCTCAAGGCGACCCTCGGCGACAAGGGCGGCAAGCAATACTACGAAGAGATGAACCAACTGGACGTGGACTCGGACAAGCTCTGGGCCTCCATCCAGAAGACCATGAAGTCCAGGACCAAGACCTGGCTCGAAATCTGTGCCCACTGCGGCCTGTGCGCAGAAAGCTGCTTCCTGTACCAGGTCAACGGCCGGGTGCCCGAACAGGTCCCGTCCTACAAGATCCAGTCCACCCTCGGGGTGATGGTCAAGAAAAAGGGCAAGGTCGACAACGCGTTCATGCAGATGTGCATGGAGACCGCCTGGTCCAAGTGCACCTGCTGCAACCGCTGCGGCATGTACTGCCCCCTCGGCATCGACATGGGCGTGATGTTCAGCTACCTGCGCGGCCTGCTCTACTCCCAGGGCTTCGTGCCGTGGGAGCTCAAGATCGGCTCCGGCATGCACCGCGTGTACCGCGCCCAGATGGACGTGACCACCGAAGACTGGGTCGAGACCTGCGAGTGGATGGCCGAGGAAAACGAAGAGGACTGGCCGGGTCTGGAAATCCCCGTGGACAAGGTCGGCGCGGACATCATGTACACCTGCAACGCCCGCGAGCCCAAGCACTACCCCGAGGACATCGCCGAAGCGGCCATCCTCTTCCACGTGGCGGGCGAGAACTGGACCGTGCCCTCCGAGGGCTGGGAGCAGACCTCCCTGTCCATGTTCGCCGGCGACTGGGAGTGCTGCAAGGACAACGTCCTGAACGTCTACGCCGCCCTGGAGCGCCTCAAGCCCAAGCGGGCCATCGGCACCGAATGCGGCCACGCGCACCGCGCCACGGTCATCGAGGGCCCCTACTGGGCGGGCCGTCCCGACGGACAGCCCCCGGTCCCCTACATCCACTACGTGGAGTGGCTGGCCGAGGCCCTGCGTACCGGCAAGCTCAAGATCGACCCGACCAAGCGGATCAAGGAACCGGTCACCCTGCAGGACTCCTGCAACTACGTGCGCAACCAGGGGCTGAAGGACGTCACCCGCGAGATCCTGAGCTACATCGTGGAGCCCGGTTACTTCGTGGAGATGGCCCCAAACAAGGAGCACAACTACTGCTGCGGCGGCGGTGGCGGATTCAACGGCATCGGCAAGTACCGCGAGCAGCGCAACGTGGCCCTGCGCAAGAAGATGGAGCAGATCCTCGACACCGGCTGCAAGCTGGTCATCGCGCCCTGCCACAACTGCTGGGACGCCATCCGCGACCTGGAGGAAGAGTACAAGATCGGCATCCGCTGGTCCTTCCTCAAGCCCCTGGTCATCGGCATGCTCGACGTGCCCAAGCACCTGCTCCCCCCCGAGGAATAGACCGGAGACCGTGTAACCAAAGGACGAGGTGATCTATGTTCAAGAAGATTCTACTGGCGACCAGCGGTGCTCCGTCCACCTTCGGCGCCGCGCGGGTGGCCTTCGACATGGCCAAACGTTACGGGGCCGAGGTGGTGGTGTTCAACGTCATGGGCGTGCCCACCAAGGCCTTTTCCCAGGTGGTCAACGACGTGCGCACCGGCGAGGAGATCGAGGTCGACGACGAATACCGCGCCTGGGTGGAGGAGGAACTCAAATCCACCTTCGAGAAGCAGATCGAGTCGGTCGAGTACGCCAAGATCGTGACCACCACGGGCGTGCCCAGCCGCGAGATCCTGCGCGCCGCGCGGGCCGAGGACGCGGACCTGATCGTCATGGGCGCGAGCTCCGGCGATTCGTCCGCCTACCGCAAGGGCTACCCCGGCTCCACGCTCCAGCGCGTGGCCAAGGCTGCCCGCTGCCCGGTCATGACCGTGCACCGCGAGACCGCCTCCTACTGGGGCGGGTTCGGCAACATCGTGTTCGCCACCGACTTCTCCAAGCAGGCGGAGAACGCCTTCAAGTTCGCCCTCAATTCGGCCAAGGAACTGGGCTGCGACCTGACCCTGTTCCATGCCCTGGACATCAGCGGCAAGGTCCTGGACCAGAACGACATCGAGGACAAGCTCATCGCGGCCAGGGCCCGCATCCGCGAGACCTACGGCCCGCTCATGGGCGACTTCAAGGACTTCGACATCGAGGTCTGGGAGGGCGTGCCCTACGTGGAAATCGTCAAAATCGCCCGCGAGCGGTCCGCCGACCTGATCGTCCTGGCGCACCACTCCCGCGAGCTCGACCCGGAGCTGGCGTCCATCGGGTCCACCCTGGAGCAGGTCATCCTGCGCGCCGGGTGCCCGGTGGTCAGCGTGAGCAAGCCGGACAAGGTCTAGAAAAGAAGAGCGGCGCGCCCGGTGTGTGCCGGGCGCGCCTTGAAAAATATAAATGCCGCAGCCGGCCTTGGCGGGAGCGACTGCGGCAAATCAAGAATCAAGCGAATTGATTCGTGAGTACCAGGAGGAACGTTATGTCCAAGAAGATTCTCATCGTCGACGACGACCAGGAAATCCGTTCGTATCTGTCCGAACTGCTCGGCGACAACGGGTATGAAACCGTGACCGCCAATGACGGCGCCGAGGCCGTGGATATCGCCAAGAGCGAAAAGCCCGACCTGATCACGCTGGACCTGGAAATGCCCAATGAGTGGGGTCCGAGGTTCTACCGCAAGATCAGCCAGGACGATGCGCTCAAGCGCACTCCGGTGGTGGTCATCAGCGGGCTCAACGCGATCCAGTACGCTATTCCCAAGGCGATCGCAAGTCTTACCAAGCCTTTTGAACCCACGCAGTTGCTGAAGATCGTCAAGGACGCCATCGGCTAGCGGCCCCACGGGTTGGTTTTTTGCCGGCCCGCGGATCGGCGTCGATCCGCGGGCCCGATTTTCCGACTTGAACTCGCGCGCGGGTTGAGTATACGTTGCAGGCGTTGCGGGGCACCCCCCGCCACTTGAAACCAGGTTGAGCTCATGCCAAAGAAAATCATGGTGGTGGACGACGATCCGGACATCGTCGATTACCTCATCAGCGTATTCGAAGACCACGGGTACGACACCTGCCGCGCTTCCGACGGGATTTCCGCCTATGAGGTGGCCATGGCCGAAAAGCCGGACCTCATTACGCTGGACATCGAAATGCCCCACGAATGGGGACCGCGTTTCTACCGTCGGCTTACCAGTGAGAAGGAGTTCTCCGACATTCCGGTGATCGTCATCAGCGGGCTGTCGGGTATCCATCTGGCCATTCGGCGGGCCGTGGCGACCATCAAGAAGCCCTTTGACCCGGCGGATGTGATCCAGATCGTACGAGAGGCACTGGGCGAATAGCCCGGTCCGCAATCCTGGACTGAGGAGAGAGAGCCCGCTGGAAAGCGCCCGGGCGGCCGGCGGCAAGACTCTCCCGGAGGGTGAGATGGATTTCAAACGACTGTTGCTCGTGGATGACGAGGAAGGCGTCCGCCGGTTCCTCGGCCTCTCGCTGATGGACCTGGGCTACGAAGTGCAAACCGCCGCCAACGGCCAGGAGGCCCTGGAGGTCTTCGACGCCTTCCGGCCCAACATCGTCTTCACCGACATCAAGATGCCCGTCATGGACGGCATCGACCTGCTCCGGGCCATCAAGGAGCGCTCCCCGGATACCGAGGTGGTCATGATCACCGGCCACGGGGACATGGACCTGGCCATCGAATCCCTCAAGTTCGACGCCTCGGACTTCATCACCAAGCCGATCAACAACGATGTCCTGGAGGTCTCGCTCGAACGCGCCCGCGAACGCTACAGCATGAAGCTGCAACTGCGGGAGTACACCGAAAACCTGGAGAAACTGGTCGAGGAAAAGACCGACCGCATCGTCGAACTGGAACGCCAGAACGCCGCCTGCCAG
It encodes the following:
- the hmcA gene encoding sulfate respiration complex hexadecaheme cytochrome HmcA translates to MTAIVIALAGVLGFQLEAMGMFDTANEAAGKPDVIMIDTIAKLESLEQPAVVFRHDLHTKALKDQGMSCASCHKKDAKGNLTLAFDRLEGEDRAGLSASGLKDMYHDNCISCHVKSEEKGFKTGPKTGECRSCHQERPEAADRVPAGMDNMLHFVHWDSKVIPSDPGKETNCGACHKKAGEEDSWRFSEAAKTEPLKDVFHSQCVTCHESLIEKKADRSGPVQCAGCHGEKETAERAVELAKNLKAMGGTLPRLPRKQPDAVLLAPEAKPGAADLKPTGMAPVAFDHKLHEAQADSCLTCHKDGVNAKLDASYEALHDVSDPATCVGCHAQAQKKPQCAGCHEARPAAKVLSKDSCATCHNVGVGEKSGMMSMMATAPADPVTMSKEEKQAEAARVIAARPRTQAMVPEKDIPEFVTIGALADQYRPSKMPHRKIVMSLYKGMQGDKLAATFHATPEAVCAGCHHNAPATLTPPKCASCHGKPFETEGRPGLKAAYHGQCMTCHKEMKLEKPAATNCVACHEKKTN
- the hmcB gene encoding sulfate respiration complex iron-sulfur protein HmcB, translating into MLRRTFLGLLGAAGASAALAKPTQAGNKHFGPHPDTHGVLFDATRCIGCRQCELACNEVNELPAPDKPFDDLTVLDTERRTDEKTFTVVNKYQTSLGPVFRKNQCNHCLEPACASACFVRAFKKQPNGAVTYDASVCVGCRYCMVACPFSIPAYEYNEPLTPRVRKCTMCYPRLVEGKLPGCVERCPKEALTFGLRADLIQIARKRIETYPDRYVDHIYGEHEMGGTSWMYLSGVPFTELGMREDLGTSSAPELTAGPLAAVPMVVGLWPVLLGGIYAVSKRNAKVANDERVKAVKDALTKAGEEAEKKLHQELGKAEQASQRRIEVEVKKAVEEALAPKEEDAGSNEEES
- the hmcC gene encoding sulfate respiration complex protein HmcC — protein: MSVETTAVAKKSLFTPFNLIATVILIAGLVVTVMRFTSGLGAVTNLDQNNPWGIWIGFDLMCGVALAAGGYTTSAACYLFGLKKYHAGVRPAILTAFLGYALVVFALGYDVGRPWRLPYPIFVQQGTTSLLFEVGLCVMLYLTVLFIEFTPALFEWLGMKKIRNIVVKMTLALTILGVVLSTLHQSSLGALFTIAPSKLHPLWYSQYLPVFFFVSSICAGMSMVIFEGTLSHKPMHHLMDKEYLDNHDGLILGFGKAASLVLFGYFAIKLIGLAYDNNWHYLTTGYGAWYLVEMLGFVALPSFLYAVGVRDKNLTVIRWAAGLTVLGIIVNRFNISMVAFNWQLPAAQRYFPSWGEITISLFVVTIGVLVFRFICTRMPIFYEHPDYKGEH
- the hmcD gene encoding sulfate respiration complex protein HmcD, which encodes MEFYTLQDYYTFTKGTIYLIMGGILVAATLYWRFLMGGNKKDD
- the hmcE gene encoding sulfate respiration complex protein HmcE, whose protein sequence is MYDFLTGPMLWLTFAVSFGGLLVRAVMYVKGLSWQLDRVAYRPNMKYGIRGGIRSIVAFIIPFKARLWQTRPGFTLIFFAFHIGLLVTPIFLAAHNVMLQNAFGFSLPALPTGVADGLAWICLVGGLFLILRRIAFPEVRIITTFYDYLLLVISVMPFITGLIARYEMGDYNFWLAAHILSGEIWLLALPFTKLSHVVLFFMSRMQLGMDYGIKRGGMKGTDMAW
- the hmcF gene encoding sulfate respiration complex iron-sulfur protein HmcF yields the protein MPEGKFCNKTPINTEEQLKATLGDKGGKQYYEEMNQLDVDSDKLWASIQKTMKSRTKTWLEICAHCGLCAESCFLYQVNGRVPEQVPSYKIQSTLGVMVKKKGKVDNAFMQMCMETAWSKCTCCNRCGMYCPLGIDMGVMFSYLRGLLYSQGFVPWELKIGSGMHRVYRAQMDVTTEDWVETCEWMAEENEEDWPGLEIPVDKVGADIMYTCNAREPKHYPEDIAEAAILFHVAGENWTVPSEGWEQTSLSMFAGDWECCKDNVLNVYAALERLKPKRAIGTECGHAHRATVIEGPYWAGRPDGQPPVPYIHYVEWLAEALRTGKLKIDPTKRIKEPVTLQDSCNYVRNQGLKDVTREILSYIVEPGYFVEMAPNKEHNYCCGGGGGFNGIGKYREQRNVALRKKMEQILDTGCKLVIAPCHNCWDAIRDLEEEYKIGIRWSFLKPLVIGMLDVPKHLLPPEE
- a CDS encoding universal stress protein, whose translation is MFKKILLATSGAPSTFGAARVAFDMAKRYGAEVVVFNVMGVPTKAFSQVVNDVRTGEEIEVDDEYRAWVEEELKSTFEKQIESVEYAKIVTTTGVPSREILRAARAEDADLIVMGASSGDSSAYRKGYPGSTLQRVAKAARCPVMTVHRETASYWGGFGNIVFATDFSKQAENAFKFALNSAKELGCDLTLFHALDISGKVLDQNDIEDKLIAARARIRETYGPLMGDFKDFDIEVWEGVPYVEIVKIARERSADLIVLAHHSRELDPELASIGSTLEQVILRAGCPVVSVSKPDKV
- the divK gene encoding DVU0259 family response regulator domain-containing protein, whose translation is MSKKILIVDDDQEIRSYLSELLGDNGYETVTANDGAEAVDIAKSEKPDLITLDLEMPNEWGPRFYRKISQDDALKRTPVVVISGLNAIQYAIPKAIASLTKPFEPTQLLKIVKDAIG
- the divK gene encoding DVU0259 family response regulator domain-containing protein — encoded protein: MPKKIMVVDDDPDIVDYLISVFEDHGYDTCRASDGISAYEVAMAEKPDLITLDIEMPHEWGPRFYRRLTSEKEFSDIPVIVISGLSGIHLAIRRAVATIKKPFDPADVIQIVREALGE